In one Bacteroidota bacterium genomic region, the following are encoded:
- a CDS encoding phosphatidylserine/phosphatidylglycerophosphate/cardiolipin synthase family protein, which yields MVEPSPVSAEIFDDPLRYFSAMLGDIEKAKKYIYLEIYKFSDESVGTKFRDLLTKKAKQGVEVRLLIDSWGALFSSSFFAEFTKNGGQLLFFKKLKWTFDAFTKHHRRNHRKILVIDDHISYIGSANITDYSMNWRELAIRLEGNIARIFRRAFLGSWFIHDKVVFNIKKHTRTLAYGDFKLIRDIPSIRKQRIKKKFEELIKNAKREIIIETPYFLPGFLLRKHLMDAGKRGVDVKILTPDKSDVAMVDVLRSKYLGMLYHNSVKVIFYKPYNLHAKMLLVDGEVFCVGSANFDYRSFRYMHEIMLIGRDSQIIAALQQHAKETIAECVEFNYEKWLRRPVIHKLFEQILVPFRHLL from the coding sequence ATGGTAGAACCATCGCCGGTTAGTGCTGAAATTTTTGATGATCCGTTGCGCTATTTCAGTGCGATGCTTGGTGACATCGAAAAAGCAAAAAAGTACATTTATTTGGAGATTTACAAATTCTCCGATGAATCTGTGGGCACGAAATTCCGCGACCTGCTTACGAAAAAAGCGAAGCAGGGTGTTGAAGTCCGCTTGCTGATTGACTCCTGGGGTGCCTTGTTTTCTTCTTCGTTTTTTGCAGAGTTCACTAAGAATGGCGGGCAGTTGCTGTTTTTCAAAAAATTGAAGTGGACTTTCGATGCCTTTACCAAGCATCATCGGCGGAATCACCGTAAAATTCTCGTAATCGACGACCATATTTCATACATCGGCTCTGCTAACATTACCGATTATTCAATGAACTGGAGGGAGTTGGCAATCCGCCTCGAAGGAAATATAGCACGGATTTTCCGTCGGGCTTTTTTAGGCAGTTGGTTTATACACGACAAAGTTGTGTTCAATATCAAGAAACATACTAGAACGTTGGCATACGGCGATTTTAAATTAATACGCGACATTCCTTCAATCCGTAAACAGCGCATTAAAAAGAAATTTGAAGAACTTATTAAAAATGCCAAAAGAGAAATTATTATTGAAACGCCGTATTTTCTTCCGGGATTTTTACTGAGAAAACACCTTATGGATGCCGGGAAACGCGGTGTAGATGTTAAAATTCTTACTCCTGATAAGTCTGATGTGGCTATGGTTGATGTGCTTCGGAGTAAATACCTTGGCATGTTGTATCACAACAGTGTGAAGGTGATTTTTTACAAACCATACAACCTCCATGCAAAAATGCTGCTCGTTGACGGAGAAGTATTTTGCGTTGGTTCGGCAAATTTTGACTACCGGAGTTTTCGTTATATGCACGAGATAATGCTGATTGGACGCGATTCGCAGATTATTGCGGCCCTGCAGCAGCATGCCAAAGAAACGATTGCGGAATGTGTGGAATTTAATTACGAGAAGTGGCTTCGTCGTCCCGTAATTCATAAACTGTTTGAACAAATTCTGGTGCCGTTCAGGCACTTGCTTTAG
- a CDS encoding DMT family transporter, with product MRKLQHLNAHFALAAATMLFGANYWIAKGMMPDYFSPSQIVFLRLTGSVALFWLFYAFSVKQKIERRDIYKMILCGLLGVTLNQMFFFHGLALSSPVDVSIIGVLNPLAVMVFAAIIIHEKVGLLKILGVFTGAAGALIIVLYGSNTAFDSDHVTGNIFIVINTLVYALYMVLMKPLLKKYPTATVMAWVFTFGFAMVIPFTLHDVLQIQWQSLPQAAWLSLLYVVAGTTFLAYLLTSIALKSLDATVVGFYSYFQPILVVIIGITMYQQHLTAAKIIAAVMIFAGVYLVNRRPKASA from the coding sequence GTGAGGAAACTTCAACACCTGAATGCGCATTTCGCTTTGGCGGCCGCCACCATGCTTTTCGGGGCCAATTACTGGATAGCGAAAGGCATGATGCCCGATTATTTTTCGCCTTCCCAAATTGTTTTTCTGAGACTCACCGGAAGTGTTGCACTCTTTTGGCTGTTTTATGCATTTTCAGTCAAACAAAAAATTGAACGCCGCGATATTTATAAAATGATACTTTGCGGATTGCTGGGTGTTACGCTCAATCAAATGTTCTTTTTTCATGGGCTTGCACTCAGCTCACCGGTTGATGTTTCAATTATTGGCGTACTGAATCCACTGGCAGTTATGGTATTTGCAGCAATTATTATTCACGAAAAAGTTGGACTGCTTAAAATTCTCGGTGTATTCACAGGTGCAGCCGGTGCCCTAATTATTGTGCTTTACGGAAGCAATACCGCCTTTGATTCCGACCACGTTACCGGAAATATTTTCATCGTCATTAACACGCTGGTTTATGCGCTGTATATGGTTCTTATGAAGCCATTGCTGAAAAAATATCCGACAGCCACGGTCATGGCATGGGTATTTACATTTGGGTTTGCGATGGTAATCCCGTTTACTCTTCATGATGTACTGCAGATACAATGGCAGTCTTTACCGCAGGCAGCGTGGCTTTCGTTGCTGTATGTCGTGGCAGGAACAACATTTCTGGCATATCTTTTAACAAGCATTGCCCTTAAGTCTCTTGACGCTACCGTTGTAGGATTTTACTCTTACTTTCAGCCTATTCTTGTGGTCATCATCGGAATCACCATGTACCAGCAACATTTAACCGCAGCAAAAATAATAGCTGCGGTGATGATTTTTGCGGGCGTATATCTTGTTAACCGAAGGCCTAAAGCAAGTGCCTGA
- the ruvC gene encoding crossover junction endodeoxyribonuclease RuvC, which yields MATDRIILGIDPGTNILGYSVIHNKGAQLELILMDVLRLEKITDPALKLKRIFETSLRLIETYRPDELSIEAPFFGKNVQSMLKLGRAQGVAIAAALYKSIPVFEYSPRKVKMAITGKGSASKEQVAAMLQRLMKFEEMPKYFDATDALAVAVCHYFQRNLPQTGTGATSWKAFLTSNPKRVVNK from the coding sequence TTGGCAACAGACCGCATCATACTTGGCATCGACCCCGGAACAAACATTCTTGGTTACAGCGTGATTCATAACAAAGGAGCACAGCTGGAACTGATATTGATGGATGTATTACGGCTCGAAAAGATTACAGATCCGGCATTAAAACTAAAAAGAATTTTCGAGACTTCGCTCAGACTTATTGAAACCTACCGTCCCGATGAGCTTTCCATTGAAGCGCCTTTTTTCGGAAAAAATGTGCAGTCTATGCTGAAACTGGGGCGTGCACAGGGAGTTGCAATTGCTGCAGCCTTGTATAAATCAATTCCGGTATTTGAATATTCGCCGCGTAAAGTGAAGATGGCCATTACCGGAAAAGGCAGCGCCTCTAAAGAACAAGTGGCTGCTATGCTTCAACGATTGATGAAATTTGAAGAAATGCCGAAATATTTTGACGCTACGGATGCATTGGCAGTTGCCGTTTGTCACTATTTTCAGCGGAATTTGCCCCAGACAGGTACAGGAGCCACCAGCTGGAAAGCATTTCTGACCAGTAATCCGAAACGTGTTGTAAATAAATAA
- a CDS encoding Hsp20/alpha crystallin family protein produces the protein MKLIKWNNEPVFSGLMQNFFDDNYNFLPARCGFSPAANIAETENGFELELAVPGIDKDNFKLSVENNVLTVSSEKEETKEQPEKNFTRKEFVYGSFSRSFTLPRSIDTDAISAAYTNGVLHVMLPKKEEAKAQPKKEITVA, from the coding sequence ATGAAACTTATTAAATGGAACAACGAACCCGTGTTTTCAGGACTGATGCAAAATTTCTTTGACGACAATTACAACTTTCTGCCTGCACGCTGTGGATTTAGCCCGGCAGCCAACATTGCAGAAACCGAAAACGGATTTGAACTCGAACTCGCCGTTCCCGGAATCGACAAAGACAACTTCAAACTTTCTGTTGAGAACAATGTACTGACGGTCTCATCTGAAAAAGAAGAAACAAAAGAGCAACCCGAGAAAAATTTCACCCGTAAGGAATTTGTTTACGGATCGTTCAGCAGGTCGTTCACATTACCACGCAGTATCGACACGGATGCCATTAGTGCAGCTTACACCAATGGAGTGTTGCATGTTATGCTTCCTAAAAAAGAAGAAGCAAAAGCACAACCGAAAAAAGAAATCACAGTTGCATAA
- a CDS encoding WYL domain-containing protein: MPITKKQYRRFLVIDACLRSEASPFPTREEIIDKIEQALDEKISLSTFEKDLYAMRELPEPGFYAPIGFDRYHHGYFYSDKNYSIANFKLKDEDIDAIEIATAMLCRFSNVPVLNKFPGAIEKIMSVVNARKILNEEDFNRYLQLEEIPPTRGNEYIETLLKAIRGNNVLRVHYQAYRGEQSGIDYLVHPYLLKEHDNRWYLVGMAEHARQIRTFGLDRIRGTEVLHDKKYQKISFDPGEFFSHTIGISVPGNEKPCTVVLKFSRSQGQYLLSQPLHATQKLIHENHHSLTFTFRLVINYELCSKILGWHRDVEVIRPEKLKSEVISLLEAALKKYA; the protein is encoded by the coding sequence ATGCCCATTACAAAAAAGCAGTACCGCCGTTTTCTGGTTATCGATGCCTGCCTTCGAAGCGAAGCTTCACCATTTCCAACGCGAGAAGAAATCATTGATAAGATTGAACAGGCACTCGATGAAAAAATTTCCTTATCAACATTTGAAAAAGATTTGTATGCCATGCGCGAATTGCCTGAGCCCGGATTCTATGCGCCTATTGGCTTTGACCGTTATCATCATGGCTATTTTTATTCGGATAAAAACTATTCTATTGCCAACTTCAAATTAAAAGATGAAGATATTGATGCCATAGAAATTGCTACAGCCATGCTTTGCCGGTTCAGCAATGTGCCTGTGTTGAATAAATTTCCGGGCGCCATAGAAAAAATAATGAGTGTTGTGAATGCACGAAAAATTTTAAACGAAGAAGATTTCAACCGTTACCTGCAACTTGAGGAAATTCCTCCAACGCGCGGCAATGAATATATTGAGACCTTGCTTAAAGCCATTCGCGGTAACAATGTATTGAGGGTTCATTATCAGGCATACCGGGGCGAACAATCGGGTATTGATTATCTTGTGCATCCATACCTTTTAAAGGAGCACGATAATCGCTGGTATCTTGTGGGAATGGCCGAACATGCCAGGCAGATTCGCACGTTCGGACTGGACCGGATTCGCGGAACGGAAGTGCTGCATGATAAAAAGTACCAAAAAATATCGTTCGATCCCGGCGAATTTTTTTCTCATACTATCGGTATCAGCGTGCCGGGCAATGAAAAGCCGTGTACGGTGGTTTTGAAGTTTTCACGGAGTCAGGGGCAGTATCTGCTTTCGCAGCCGCTGCATGCTACGCAAAAATTAATACATGAAAATCATCATAGTTTAACCTTTACGTTTCGACTTGTAATCAATTACGAACTGTGTTCAAAAATTCTGGGCTGGCACCGCGATGTTGAAGTAATCCGTCCGGAAAAACTTAAATCTGAAGTTATCTCACTTCTGGAAGCAGCCTTAAAAAAATACGCATGA